Proteins co-encoded in one Paracoccus aestuarii genomic window:
- a CDS encoding AAA family ATPase has product MTKPDTGTAAPSRPAWRAYAADILNRAREMEARSDAERATLLEEHDAADEVLPRLPGDAAVSFTSPRDQMMILCLAATIGSGDRLRAELQRGAIVAIIGLPDDRLTDARRLLPLLLPPGWRIARSAHERRRPGAVAVVEPAPTYNGYAQEGLTRILETALTFDVPVVLLLPESLAAAKALEGAELPLWLFRRMDREIVAELLALTWPQADPAALREQLPPDDQLAVMPMLPLMLSLRSKSVEEAVRVLRHTTGTSAARPRQQDLKAGATGMDLPEGRTQPGIRLAELAGLGAARDVALGIVEDLRAWHAGELPWDAVHRGLLVVGPPGCGKTELARAMAREPGIHLESASYAQWQSRGHLGDLIKGMRASFAAAADQAPSILFLDELDAFGSRTGGGITQHQSYDTKVITALLEQLDGIDDRVGVVIVAACNHPGVIDPAVLRAGRFDQRVTLRLPDAEALATILRQHLGPDLPEADLAMLGQMALGLSGADCAAAVRAARAAARRQKRPLTTEDLRAALVPDHLALPADMRRRAAIHEAGHAVVMTALGLGQVKALRLGPNGGETRMRWFDSDSTRELLQRRCAGHLAGRSAEILLLGTASGGAGGTEDSDLHQATRLVMQCEISLGLGSMGHLSVGAPPPTTTLLSLPPVLRQQMQRDLDKALALALEVLRQYRPLLESLARDLEIRGFLGEADLALALAPVVGIDADRHPPPEHAGGAER; this is encoded by the coding sequence ATGACCAAGCCTGACACGGGGACGGCTGCGCCGTCCCGCCCCGCCTGGCGCGCATACGCCGCCGACATCCTGAACCGTGCCCGCGAGATGGAGGCGCGCAGCGATGCGGAGCGTGCCACGCTGCTGGAAGAGCATGACGCTGCGGATGAAGTCCTGCCCCGGCTGCCCGGAGACGCCGCCGTCTCGTTCACGTCACCGCGTGACCAGATGATGATCCTCTGCCTCGCTGCCACGATCGGCAGCGGAGATCGGCTGCGGGCAGAACTGCAGCGGGGTGCGATCGTCGCGATCATTGGTCTGCCCGATGATCGGCTCACGGATGCGCGTCGGCTTTTGCCCCTCTTGCTTCCGCCGGGCTGGCGGATCGCCCGGAGCGCGCACGAGCGCCGGCGTCCCGGCGCGGTCGCGGTCGTCGAGCCTGCACCGACCTATAACGGTTATGCCCAGGAAGGTCTGACGAGGATTCTCGAAACGGCCCTGACGTTCGATGTGCCGGTTGTGCTGCTGCTGCCCGAGAGCCTGGCCGCGGCCAAGGCCCTCGAAGGGGCGGAGCTGCCGCTCTGGCTTTTCCGCCGGATGGATCGCGAGATCGTGGCCGAGCTTCTCGCGCTGACCTGGCCGCAGGCCGACCCTGCCGCTTTGCGCGAGCAGCTTCCGCCGGACGATCAGCTGGCCGTGATGCCGATGCTGCCGCTGATGCTGTCCCTGCGCAGCAAAAGCGTCGAGGAGGCGGTGCGGGTTCTGCGGCACACGACGGGCACGTCCGCAGCGCGACCCCGACAGCAGGACCTGAAGGCGGGCGCGACCGGCATGGACCTGCCGGAGGGACGGACGCAGCCCGGCATTCGTCTGGCCGAGCTTGCCGGTCTCGGTGCCGCCCGCGACGTGGCTCTCGGGATCGTCGAGGATCTGCGCGCCTGGCATGCAGGCGAGTTGCCCTGGGACGCGGTGCATCGCGGCCTGCTTGTCGTGGGCCCGCCCGGCTGCGGCAAAACCGAGCTGGCCAGGGCCATGGCGCGCGAACCCGGTATTCATCTGGAAAGTGCCAGCTATGCGCAATGGCAGTCCCGGGGCCATCTCGGCGACCTCATCAAGGGGATGCGCGCCAGCTTCGCCGCAGCGGCCGATCAGGCGCCGTCGATCCTGTTCCTCGATGAGCTTGACGCCTTCGGGTCACGGACGGGAGGGGGCATCACGCAACACCAGAGCTACGACACCAAGGTGATCACCGCCCTGCTCGAGCAGCTCGACGGAATTGACGACCGGGTGGGGGTCGTCATCGTCGCCGCCTGCAACCACCCTGGGGTGATCGACCCGGCGGTCTTGCGGGCCGGTCGTTTCGATCAGCGGGTTACGCTCCGCCTGCCGGATGCCGAAGCGCTGGCCACCATCCTGCGCCAGCATCTCGGGCCTGACCTGCCGGAGGCGGACCTCGCCATGCTCGGGCAGATGGCCCTCGGCCTCTCGGGCGCCGATTGCGCCGCCGCTGTCCGGGCGGCCCGCGCCGCCGCGCGGCGGCAGAAGCGCCCGCTGACGACCGAGGATCTGCGCGCCGCCCTCGTGCCGGACCATCTGGCCCTTCCCGCCGACATGCGCCGCCGGGCGGCGATCCACGAGGCCGGCCATGCGGTCGTGATGACCGCGCTCGGCCTCGGGCAGGTCAAGGCCCTGCGGCTTGGCCCTAATGGCGGCGAGACGCGCATGCGTTGGTTCGACTCCGACTCGACACGGGAGCTACTGCAGCGGCGCTGCGCCGGGCATCTCGCGGGGCGCTCGGCCGAGATCCTCCTGCTCGGCACGGCCAGCGGCGGCGCAGGCGGCACCGAGGACAGCGATCTGCACCAGGCCACGCGACTGGTGATGCAATGCGAGATCAGCCTGGGCCTTGGCAGCATGGGTCATCTCTCCGTCGGTGCGCCGCCGCCCACAACGACGCTGCTGTCGCTGCCACCCGTCCTGCGGCAGCAGATGCAGCGCGATCTCGACAAGGCCCTCGCGCTGGCGCTTGAGGTGCTGAGGCAATACCGGCCGCTGCTGGAAAGCCTGGCACGGGATCTCGAGATCCGCGGGTTCCTGGGGGAAGCAGACTTGGCATTGGCTCTGGCGCCCGTCGTCGGGATTGATGCGGACCGTCATCCGCCGCCCGAACATGCCGGGGGCGCCGAGCGATGA
- a CDS encoding IS5 family transposase (programmed frameshift), which translates to MIRTTLTDTQWALIAPHCLGRECDPGRTGPDPRLFVEAVLWIVRTGCPWRDLPADFGKWNSVFKRFRRWVKADAFYRMFRALAEDADFEYAMIDGSIVKVHRHGQGAEGGPQSQAIGRSRGGITTKIMALADAVGNLTDFRLLPGQAHDLRGTGALIDGLTCGQLLADRAFDADWLREALTGAGIEPVIPPKSNRRFPAEFDRETYKWRHLIENLFGRLKEYRGIAMRCCKTDESFSAFIALAATVIRLR; encoded by the exons TTGATCCGCACGACGTTGACCGACACACAATGGGCACTTATCGCTCCACATTGCCTTGGCCGGGAATGTGACCCTGGCCGCACCGGCCCCGACCCTCGGCTTTTTGTTGAGGCGGTTCTCTGGATAGTCCGGACCGGTTGTCCATGGCGCGACTTGCCGGCGGATTTCGGTAAGTGGAACTCGGTGTTCAAGCGGTTCCGGCGATGGGTAAAGGCCGATGCGTTCTACCGTATGTTCCGAGCCTTGGCTGAAGATGCCGATTTTGAATACGCCATGATCGACGGCAGCATCGTCAAGGTTCACCGCCATGGACAGGGCGCAGAAGGGGGAC CGCAAAGCCAGGCCATCGGGCGCTCTCGCGGAGGGATAACAACCAAGATCATGGCTTTGGCCGATGCGGTCGGCAACCTGACCGACTTTCGGCTGCTGCCGGGACAGGCCCATGATCTGCGCGGCACAGGGGCGCTGATCGATGGCCTGACGTGTGGCCAACTTCTTGCCGACCGGGCGTTCGATGCCGATTGGCTGCGCGAGGCGCTAACCGGTGCAGGGATCGAGCCGGTCATTCCGCCAAAGTCCAACCGCCGCTTCCCCGCCGAATTCGACCGCGAAACCTACAAGTGGCGGCACCTGATCGAGAACCTCTTCGGCAGGCTCAAGGAATACAGAGGCATCGCCATGCGCTGCTGCAAGACTGATGAAAGTTTCAGCGCCTTCATTGCTCTCGCCGCAACCGTCATCCGACTCCGGTGA
- a CDS encoding error-prone DNA polymerase, producing the protein MTAPGYIELQVTTQFSFLRGASSAEELFATAALMGMKALAVTDRNSLAGIVRAHLAAKETGVRLIVGCRLDLTCGMALLVYPTDRAAYSRLCRLLSVGKGRAGKGKCHLEWPDVAAACEGMIGILIPDRADDLCALQLRRMREAFGDRAHLALTLRRRPNDQLRLHELSNLAARMRVATVVTNDVLFHEPGRRILQDVVTAIRHSTTVDALGFRRERHADRYLKTPAEMHRLFTRYPEALIRTARIADACRFSLDELEYQYPEERDDPAVTAQAMLERLTWEGAAERYPEGVPPEVTASLRHELRLIERLDYAPYFLTVHSIVRFARSRGILCQGRGSAANSAVCFVLGITSIDPGRNDLLFERFVSEERREPPDIDVDFEHERREEVIQWIYRTYGRDRAALTAVVTRYRSKGALRDVGKALGLPEDLIRTLSSQIWAWSEEGITDDDLRALNLNPADRRLRLTLELAAQLRGTPRHLSQHPGGFVLTHDRLDDLVPIEPAAMEDRQVIEWDKDDIEALRFMKVDVLALGMLTCMSKGLQLLADHKGIRHDLASIPAEDPRTYAMIRKADTLGTFQIESRAQMSMLPRLRPRTFYDLVVQVAIVRPGPIQGDMVHPYLRRRAGQEAVSFPTPELEKVLGKTLGVPLFQEQAMRVAIECAGFTPGEADMLRKSMATFKFTGGVSKFRDKLIEGMAARGYDRDFAERTFRQLEGFGSYGFPESHAASFALISYASSWLKCWHPDVFCTALLNSQPMGFYAPAQIVRDARDHGVEVRPVCINASHWDCTLEPLGDGRRFAVRLGLRMVKGLANAHAAAIVLTRADEPFASVEDLRRRAPVPVAALTRIAEADGFRTALGLARREALWQLKALRDGDLPLFAATPAGDAEPPVTLRPMAAGREVVEDYGHTGLSLRRHPVAFLREDLTRRRMIPCAEAMASRNRRRCEVAGIVLVRQRPGSAKGVMFITLEDETGIANLVVWPKVFEANRRAILGAGMISVAGHIQREGEVVHLVVQRITDLSADLASIGQRGGPFPLTHGRGDEFRASSGSLTGNTGTPTPRDIYIPDLHINTVRVKAKDFR; encoded by the coding sequence ATGACGGCGCCCGGCTACATCGAATTGCAGGTGACGACGCAGTTTTCCTTCCTGCGCGGTGCGTCCTCGGCCGAGGAGCTCTTCGCCACCGCCGCCCTGATGGGGATGAAGGCCCTGGCCGTCACCGACCGCAACTCCCTGGCGGGGATCGTCCGCGCCCATCTGGCGGCCAAGGAGACTGGCGTCCGGCTGATCGTCGGCTGCCGCCTGGACCTGACCTGCGGCATGGCCCTGCTGGTCTATCCGACCGACCGGGCGGCCTATTCGCGCCTCTGTCGTCTCCTGTCGGTCGGCAAGGGGCGGGCCGGCAAGGGCAAGTGCCATCTGGAATGGCCCGACGTCGCTGCCGCCTGCGAGGGCATGATCGGCATCCTGATCCCCGACCGGGCGGATGATCTCTGCGCGCTGCAGCTGCGCCGGATGCGCGAGGCCTTCGGTGACCGCGCCCATCTGGCGCTGACCCTGCGGCGGCGCCCGAACGACCAGCTGCGGCTCCATGAGCTGTCCAATCTCGCCGCCCGGATGCGCGTGGCGACGGTGGTCACCAACGATGTGCTGTTCCATGAGCCGGGCCGTCGCATCCTGCAGGATGTGGTCACCGCGATCCGTCACAGCACCACCGTCGATGCCCTGGGCTTTCGCCGCGAGCGTCACGCCGACCGCTATCTGAAGACGCCCGCCGAGATGCACCGGCTGTTCACCCGCTATCCGGAGGCCCTGATCCGCACGGCCCGGATCGCGGACGCCTGCCGCTTCTCGCTGGACGAGCTGGAATACCAGTATCCCGAGGAGCGCGACGATCCCGCCGTGACCGCCCAGGCCATGCTGGAGCGGCTGACCTGGGAGGGCGCGGCCGAACGCTACCCCGAAGGCGTCCCGCCCGAGGTCACCGCCAGCCTGCGCCACGAGCTGCGCCTGATCGAGCGGCTGGATTACGCGCCCTACTTCCTGACGGTCCACAGCATCGTCCGCTTCGCCCGCTCGCGCGGCATCCTGTGCCAGGGGCGCGGATCGGCGGCGAACTCGGCCGTCTGCTTCGTGCTCGGCATCACCTCCATCGATCCCGGCCGCAACGATCTCCTGTTCGAGCGCTTCGTCAGCGAGGAGCGCCGCGAGCCGCCCGATATCGACGTGGATTTCGAGCATGAGCGCCGCGAGGAGGTGATCCAGTGGATCTACCGCACCTATGGCCGCGACCGCGCCGCGCTGACCGCCGTGGTGACCCGCTATCGCTCCAAGGGCGCGCTGCGCGATGTCGGCAAGGCGCTCGGCCTGCCCGAGGACCTGATCCGCACGCTCTCAAGCCAGATCTGGGCCTGGTCCGAGGAGGGGATCACCGATGACGACCTGCGCGCGCTGAACCTCAACCCCGCCGACCGCCGCCTGCGCCTGACGCTGGAACTGGCAGCCCAGCTGCGCGGCACGCCGCGGCATCTCAGCCAGCATCCCGGCGGCTTCGTGCTGACCCATGACCGGCTGGACGATCTCGTGCCCATCGAGCCCGCCGCCATGGAGGATCGCCAGGTCATCGAATGGGACAAGGACGACATCGAGGCGCTGCGCTTCATGAAGGTCGACGTGCTGGCCCTTGGGATGCTGACCTGCATGTCCAAGGGACTGCAGCTTCTGGCCGATCACAAGGGCATCCGCCATGATCTGGCCTCGATCCCCGCCGAGGATCCGCGCACCTATGCGATGATCCGCAAGGCCGACACGCTCGGCACGTTCCAGATCGAGAGCCGGGCGCAGATGTCGATGCTGCCGCGTCTGAGGCCGCGCACCTTCTACGATCTGGTCGTGCAGGTGGCGATCGTGCGGCCCGGCCCGATCCAAGGCGACATGGTCCATCCCTATCTGCGCAGGCGCGCGGGACAGGAGGCCGTCTCCTTCCCGACGCCCGAGCTGGAGAAGGTGCTGGGCAAGACGCTCGGCGTGCCGCTCTTCCAGGAGCAGGCGATGCGGGTCGCCATCGAATGCGCGGGCTTCACGCCGGGCGAGGCTGATATGCTCCGCAAATCCATGGCCACCTTCAAGTTCACCGGCGGCGTGTCGAAGTTCCGCGACAAGCTGATCGAGGGGATGGCGGCGCGCGGCTACGACCGCGACTTCGCCGAGCGCACCTTCCGCCAACTGGAGGGCTTCGGCAGCTACGGCTTTCCCGAAAGCCATGCGGCCAGCTTTGCGCTGATCTCCTATGCCTCCTCCTGGCTCAAGTGCTGGCATCCGGACGTGTTCTGCACGGCGCTCCTGAACAGCCAGCCGATGGGCTTCTACGCGCCCGCCCAGATCGTGCGCGACGCGCGCGATCACGGGGTCGAGGTCCGCCCGGTCTGCATCAACGCTTCCCATTGGGACTGCACGCTGGAGCCGCTTGGCGACGGCCGGCGCTTCGCCGTCCGGCTGGGGCTGCGGATGGTCAAGGGCCTCGCCAACGCCCATGCGGCGGCGATCGTGCTGACCCGCGCCGACGAGCCCTTCGCCTCGGTCGAGGATCTGCGCCGCCGCGCGCCGGTGCCGGTGGCGGCACTGACCCGCATCGCCGAGGCGGACGGCTTCCGCACCGCTCTGGGCCTCGCCCGCCGCGAGGCACTCTGGCAGCTGAAGGCCCTGCGCGACGGTGACCTGCCCCTCTTCGCCGCGACGCCGGCCGGCGATGCCGAGCCCCCCGTGACCCTGCGCCCGATGGCTGCAGGCCGCGAGGTGGTCGAGGATTACGGCCATACCGGCCTGTCGCTGCGCCGCCATCCGGTGGCCTTCCTGCGCGAGGACCTGACCCGCCGCCGGATGATCCCCTGCGCGGAAGCGATGGCCTCCCGCAACCGTCGCCGCTGCGAGGTGGCGGGCATCGTGCTGGTCCGCCAGCGCCCCGGCTCGGCCAAGGGCGTGATGTTCATCACGCTGGAGGACGAGACCGGCATCGCCAACCTGGTCGTCTGGCCCAAGGTCTTTGAGGCCAACCGCCGCGCCATCCTAGGCGCCGGCATGATCTCCGTCGCGGGCCATATCCAGCGCGAGGGCGAGGTCGTCCACCTCGTCGTCCAGCGCATCACCGACCTCTCAGCCGACCTCGCCAGCATCGGACAGCGCGGCGGGCCCTTCCCCCTGACCCATGGCCGCGGCGACGAGTTCAGGGCGAGCAGCGGGAGCCTGACAGGCAACACTGGAACGCCGACGCCGCGCGACATCTATATCCCGGATCTGCATATCAATACCGTCAGGGTGAAGGCGAAGGATTTCAGGTAG
- a CDS encoding GIY-YIG nuclease family protein produces MSFDDFDATDPGGEDDHPIYDRDIPDHWHDRADETGYEIVARVIDKNHLLLRCCACGGRMVSKVFVLRTGTPRCPHCLEDRRKRLCFDAGVTFIEANGSHDFRIRLRCGHETSRQQEFLERVRSGQTEIRCDECLEARLESEARGRGWTLLDPDPKGDRNYRLYRHECGHTQRVAIVNMQTGRFTCHACSDTWTNDPSFIYLMRFILRSGRIAIKAGFSRNPASRLRYQLVTDLEQNAELLRVIPVPTGHQAICYEKRLHVTLRRHFPDAVLDRAEFEGEVRVLSELYCASIEPEIMALLDDIELRVRSLAKRGAKLARRSARQDARRARNRQRRKRSGGSAKAG; encoded by the coding sequence ATGTCCTTTGACGATTTTGACGCGACCGACCCCGGCGGCGAGGACGACCATCCGATCTATGACCGGGACATCCCGGACCATTGGCACGATCGGGCCGACGAGACGGGCTATGAGATCGTCGCACGCGTGATCGACAAGAACCATCTCCTCTTGCGTTGCTGCGCATGCGGCGGCCGCATGGTCTCCAAGGTCTTCGTCCTGCGCACAGGCACGCCGCGCTGCCCGCATTGCCTTGAGGACCGGCGCAAGCGCCTGTGTTTCGATGCTGGCGTCACCTTCATCGAGGCGAACGGATCGCACGACTTCCGGATCCGGCTGCGCTGCGGGCACGAGACGAGCCGACAGCAGGAGTTCCTTGAGCGCGTCAGATCCGGGCAGACGGAAATCCGCTGCGACGAATGCCTCGAGGCGCGACTCGAATCCGAAGCGCGCGGCCGCGGCTGGACGCTGCTGGACCCTGATCCCAAGGGTGATCGAAACTATCGGCTGTATCGTCACGAATGCGGGCACACGCAGCGGGTTGCGATCGTGAACATGCAGACGGGCCGTTTCACCTGCCACGCCTGCAGCGACACGTGGACGAACGATCCCAGCTTCATCTACCTGATGCGCTTCATCCTGCGCAGCGGCCGGATCGCCATCAAAGCGGGATTTTCTCGCAACCCTGCCTCGAGGCTGCGTTATCAGCTCGTCACGGATCTCGAACAGAATGCCGAACTGCTCCGGGTGATCCCGGTGCCAACAGGTCACCAGGCAATCTGCTACGAGAAGCGGCTGCACGTGACCCTGCGCAGGCACTTTCCCGATGCCGTTCTCGATCGGGCAGAGTTCGAGGGCGAGGTTCGTGTTCTCTCGGAACTCTACTGCGCCAGCATCGAGCCGGAGATCATGGCGCTGCTCGACGACATCGAGCTGCGGGTCAGATCGCTGGCAAAGCGCGGGGCGAAGCTCGCCCGGCGCAGTGCGCGGCAGGACGCCCGCCGCGCAAGGAACCGGCAGCGCCGCAAGCGCTCGGGCGGCTCTGCCAAAGCAGGTTGA
- a CDS encoding ImuA family protein, producing the protein MEEGLRHGGLGAVVGDVARLSMTASRRLHLAAKGTGTIGIALRRWRRQADASDFGQPTAAMTRWRVSELPSAPLPVPGIGRARWLVELIRARAGESFDLELEACDGTGHLGLPAALADRPATAAGGHRAFG; encoded by the coding sequence ATGGAGGAAGGGCTGCGCCATGGCGGCCTCGGCGCGGTGGTGGGCGATGTGGCGCGGCTGTCGATGACCGCCTCGCGCCGCCTGCACCTGGCGGCCAAGGGCACGGGCACGATCGGCATCGCGCTCAGACGCTGGCGCAGGCAGGCCGATGCCAGCGATTTCGGACAGCCGACGGCGGCCATGACGCGCTGGCGGGTCTCGGAACTGCCCTCGGCGCCGCTGCCCGTGCCGGGGATCGGCCGGGCGCGCTGGCTGGTGGAGCTGATCCGGGCGCGGGCGGGCGAATCCTTCGATCTGGAACTGGAGGCATGCGATGGCACGGGTCATCTCGGTCTTCCTGCCGCTCTGGCCGATCGACCGGCGACAGCGGCAGGCGGGCACCGCGCCTTCGGCTGA
- a CDS encoding Y-family DNA polymerase encodes MARVISVFLPLWPIDRRQRQAGTAPSAEGPLIIAGRAGSRRVVTAACPAAQDLGLRPGMAVARAQALVPDLRIEPDDGAADARALERLALWLLQRVAPIVAVDPPDGIVIDSTGADHLHGGEAPMLEALAGKLALSGITARLAIADSWGAAHALARWGAGTVTIVPPGGADAALAPLPLEALRLPAAMAAGLRVLGFASIGDLMDQPRAPLTRRFGDLLCRRLDQARGYVRKPIAPLRPEGLIEIRRGFAEPIAAPETIARNIGKLVVRLCGALAAKGLGARRLDLLCSRIDNRTETLRVGLAVPQRDPARLTRLLCDRIVTLDPGLGIEIMTLTATIAEPLSPRQASTLLNEGAPDLSGLIDTLSNRLGPRAVFRFAPVASEVPERATIRIPPLAEPTPVAPDLGAWPNHWPRPARLLPRPEPIETMALLPDHPPRWILWRGIRRHVQCADGPERIFGEWWKREAEAQAVRDYFRIEDETGARYWIFRQGDGEDSATGSHRWFLHGVFG; translated from the coding sequence ATGGCACGGGTCATCTCGGTCTTCCTGCCGCTCTGGCCGATCGACCGGCGACAGCGGCAGGCGGGCACCGCGCCTTCGGCTGAGGGGCCGCTGATCATCGCGGGCCGGGCGGGCAGCAGGCGGGTCGTCACCGCCGCCTGTCCCGCCGCGCAGGATCTTGGCCTGCGCCCCGGCATGGCCGTCGCACGCGCCCAGGCGCTGGTGCCGGATCTGCGGATCGAACCCGATGACGGGGCGGCGGATGCCCGGGCGCTCGAGCGGCTGGCGCTCTGGCTCCTGCAGCGGGTCGCGCCCATCGTCGCGGTCGATCCGCCGGACGGGATCGTCATCGACTCGACCGGCGCCGATCATCTCCATGGCGGCGAGGCCCCGATGCTCGAGGCGCTGGCAGGCAAGCTGGCCCTGTCGGGGATCACTGCGCGGCTGGCCATCGCCGACAGCTGGGGCGCAGCCCATGCGCTGGCACGATGGGGGGCCGGGACCGTCACCATCGTCCCGCCCGGCGGCGCGGACGCGGCTCTGGCACCTTTGCCCCTTGAGGCATTGCGCCTGCCCGCCGCCATGGCGGCCGGTCTGCGGGTCCTGGGCTTTGCGAGCATCGGTGACCTGATGGACCAACCGCGCGCGCCCCTGACGCGGCGCTTCGGCGATCTGCTCTGCCGCAGGCTCGACCAGGCGCGCGGGTATGTCCGCAAGCCCATCGCGCCCCTGCGCCCAGAAGGCCTGATCGAGATCCGCCGCGGCTTCGCCGAACCCATCGCCGCGCCCGAGACCATCGCCCGCAATATCGGCAAGCTGGTGGTCCGGCTCTGCGGCGCGCTGGCCGCCAAGGGTCTGGGAGCGCGGCGGCTGGACCTGCTCTGCTCGCGCATCGACAACCGAACCGAGACGCTGCGCGTGGGTCTGGCCGTCCCGCAGCGCGACCCGGCGCGGCTGACGCGGCTTCTCTGCGACCGGATCGTCACGCTCGATCCCGGCCTCGGGATCGAGATCATGACCCTGACCGCCACCATCGCCGAGCCCCTGTCGCCCCGCCAGGCCAGCACGCTGCTGAACGAGGGCGCGCCGGACCTGTCGGGCCTGATCGACACGCTGTCGAACCGGCTGGGGCCGCGCGCGGTCTTCCGCTTCGCGCCCGTGGCCAGCGAGGTGCCCGAGCGCGCGACGATCCGCATCCCGCCCCTTGCGGAGCCCACGCCCGTCGCGCCCGATCTCGGGGCCTGGCCCAATCACTGGCCGCGTCCCGCCCGCCTGCTGCCCCGGCCCGAGCCGATCGAGACGATGGCGCTGCTGCCTGACCATCCGCCCCGCTGGATCCTCTGGCGCGGCATCCGCCGCCATGTGCAATGCGCCGACGGGCCCGAGCGCATCTTCGGCGAATGGTGGAAGCGCGAAGCCGAGGCCCAGGCCGTGCGCGACTATTTCCGCATCGAGGACGAGACCGGCGCGCGCTACTGGATCTTCCGCCAGGGCGATGGCGAGGACAGTGCCACCGGATCCCATCGCTGGTTCCTGCACGGGGTCTTCGGATGA
- a CDS encoding IS5-like element ISPaes1 family transposase (programmed frameshift) — protein MNLARNLISDDEWTFFEGFIRAVRHANGRKPANHRLVLDGIFWIARTGAPWRDLPEEFGKWSSVYRQFRRWTLAGLWEDILDALNHAEIAPDKLQMVDSTVIRAHHHAAGAKGGPPKEALGRSRGGFSTKIHLRVNGAGLPMRTEITPGQESDYTGYDLVMADNLPQPAVLVADRGYDSDKIREDIESRNALPMIPMRKNRRVRKAVDMTIYTLRNMVERCFNKLKNSRRLATRYDKTAESFLGFVDVACIRLWLRHLST, from the exons ATGAACTTGGCACGCAACCTGATATCCGACGATGAGTGGACCTTCTTCGAAGGCTTCATTCGTGCCGTCCGGCACGCTAACGGGCGGAAACCCGCGAACCATCGTCTTGTTCTCGATGGAATTTTCTGGATCGCAAGGACTGGTGCGCCATGGCGTGATCTGCCCGAAGAGTTTGGCAAGTGGTCCTCGGTCTACCGTCAGTTCCGCCGCTGGACTTTGGCGGGACTGTGGGAGGATATCCTGGATGCGCTGAACCACGCTGAGATCGCGCCAGACAAGCTCCAGATGGTTGATAGCACTGTGATCCGCGCGCACCATCATGCGGCGGGCGCAAAAGGGGGAC CTCCGAAAGAGGCTCTTGGCCGTTCGAGAGGTGGGTTCTCGACCAAGATCCATCTCAGGGTCAACGGCGCAGGCCTCCCGATGAGGACCGAGATCACGCCGGGGCAAGAGTCCGATTACACCGGCTACGATCTGGTGATGGCCGACAATCTTCCACAGCCCGCCGTTCTGGTCGCCGACAGGGGCTATGACTCTGATAAAATTCGGGAAGACATCGAGAGCCGCAACGCCCTGCCCATGATACCGATGCGAAAGAACCGAAGGGTGCGCAAGGCTGTCGACATGACCATCTATACCCTGCGCAACATGGTCGAGCGCTGCTTCAACAAGCTGAAAAACAGCCGCCGCCTGGCAACCCGCTACGACAAAACCGCCGAAAGCTTCCTCGGCTTCGTCGACGTCGCCTGCATCAGGCTCTGGCTCCGCCATTTGTCAACATGA
- a CDS encoding SOS response-associated peptidase, with protein sequence MDPGAGRAEDRAQQQEGRAICNLYNVTSTQEAMIRLVEGLTDRAGNVAPGSVYPDQLAPIIRHGEDGPELVKARWGMPSPPSVLKTARDPGVTNVRNLSSPHWHRWLARDHRCLVPVTSFSEPRGKRQGVQWFAPTDAETTMFFAGIETRGWTSLRKVKDGETVDDLFAFLTCSPNAEVGRIHPKAMPVILTRPDEWRAWLDGIRAEELQRPLPDGALALVDGPL encoded by the coding sequence ATTGACCCCGGGGCAGGCCGGGCAGAAGATCGGGCACAGCAGCAGGAGGGCCGGGCGATCTGCAATCTCTACAATGTCACGAGCACGCAGGAGGCGATGATCCGCCTCGTCGAGGGGCTGACCGACCGGGCGGGCAATGTCGCGCCGGGCAGCGTCTATCCCGACCAGCTGGCGCCGATCATCCGCCATGGCGAGGACGGGCCGGAGCTGGTCAAGGCGCGGTGGGGCATGCCGTCACCGCCATCGGTCCTGAAGACCGCCCGGGATCCGGGGGTGACGAATGTGCGCAACCTTTCCTCTCCGCATTGGCACCGCTGGCTTGCGCGCGACCATCGCTGCCTGGTGCCGGTGACGAGCTTCTCGGAGCCGCGTGGAAAGAGGCAGGGGGTGCAATGGTTCGCGCCGACCGACGCGGAGACCACGATGTTCTTCGCGGGGATCGAGACGCGGGGCTGGACCTCGCTCCGCAAGGTCAAGGATGGCGAGACGGTGGACGACCTCTTTGCCTTCCTGACCTGCTCGCCCAATGCCGAGGTTGGCCGCATCCATCCGAAGGCCATGCCGGTGATCCTGACCCGGCCCGACGAATGGCGGGCCTGGCTGGACGGCATCCGGGCCGAGGAGCTGCAGCGGCCTCTGCCGGACGGGGCGTTGGCGCTGGTGGACGGGCCTCTGTGA